A segment of the Salvelinus namaycush isolate Seneca chromosome 3, SaNama_1.0, whole genome shotgun sequence genome:
TAcctgcgacacctggtgttgtaggtgtcctgtagggcaggcagtgtgcaccaAATGGAGCCTTCGGCTGCACGTatggagttgccgtaccaggctcttatgcagcccgacagtatgctctcgatggtgctcctgtagaacactgtgatgGCCCTCGAGGATAGGCCGAATTTCTTCaacatcctgaggttgaagagtcactATCGTGCCTTCTTCACTACGGTGTTCGTGTGGTTAAACCATTTCAGCTTCTCTGAGATGTGTACGCCGAAGAATTCAAAGTTATTGACCGGCTCCACGGTTGTGCCATTGATGAGGATGAGGGCATgtccagcctggttcctcctgaagtccgcaatcagctcctttgttttgctgacgttgagagagaggttgtttacctggcaccacgccgtcagagtgcctacctcctccgtctcgtcgttgttggtgatcaggcctccTACTGTCATGTCGTCAGTGatcttgatgatggagttggaactatgtgaagccatgcagtcgtgggtatacagggagtacaggaggggactgaggacgtacccttgtggggtccccgtgttgaggatcagtgtcgaggaggtaatgttgcctaccttcacctactggtggcggcccgtcaggaagtccaggacccagttgcatagggaggagttcagacccagggccgtgAACTTTGTAATAagcttagagggcactatggtaCTGAAGgacgagctgtagtcaatgaacagcatcctcaaatatgtattccttttgtccaggtgggtgagggcagtgtacactgcaatggcgattgcgtcattTGTAGATCTGTCAGGGCGATAGGTGAATTGGAGAAGGTCGAGTGTGTTGAAGAGTTGATAtggtctttgactagcctctcGAAGCACATCATGATggcggaagtgagtgctactagtcggtagtcattcagttcagttactttccctttctagagagagattgaaaatgtcagacaacacaacagccagctggtctgcacatgctatGAGGGCACGGCTagagatgccgtctgggccggcagccttgccaGGGTTAACACATTTGAATAACTTACATACGTCCTCAGTGGAGACTGTCAGTGTGTAGCCCACGCTGTCATCGGGGGCTCTCCTCGGCAGCTCAGGGTCATTGTGCTCGAATCTTAAGAAAAAAAAGgtgtttagctcgtccggtagggGGCGTTGGTGACCGTGATGTGGTTGGCTTTCTTTTTGTAACCCGTGATTGTTAGGAGCCCCTGCCACATACGCCTTATCAGCCACTTTGTCTATTGATATGGCAATATGGGCAACACATGTACTGCTCTGAAGACCATGTTCACTCACTGAATACAAAACCACTGACGTTGTACCCTACTGTTGTCGTTTGATGAGTGATCATTTCTGCAACCAAATGAGAGACTAGAATAGTAATGTATCTGGATGGAACAACAACGTTATGAACACACATTATACAATAAACAGTCGACGTACATGAATATGTACATAAACACTATCTGATGACCTTTAACCTCATCAGTTGAAAGCTCAATTCAAAGGGGCAACTCCATTCATAGAGTATGTTATGGCTGTTGTCCAGTTAGGAACATGGCTGTTGTCCAGTTAGGAACATGGCTGTTGTCCAGTTAGGAACATGGCTGTTGTCCAGTTAGGAACATGGCTGTTGTCCAGTTAGGAACATGGCTGTTGTTCAGTTAGGAACATGGCTGTTGTTCAGTTAGGAACATGGCTGTTGTCCAGTTAGGAACATGGCTGTTGTCCAGTTAGGAACATGGTTGTTGTCCAGTTAGGAACATGGTTGTTGTCCAGTTAGGAACATGGTTGTTGTCCAGTTAGGAACATGGTTGTTGTCCAGTTAGGAACATGGCTGTTGTCCAGTTAGGACCATGGTTGTTGTTCAGTTAGGAACATGGTTGTTGTCCAGTTAGGAACATGGTTGTTGTTCAGTTAGGAACATGGCTGTTGTCCAGTTAGGAACATGGTTGTTGTCCAGTTAGGAACATGGTTGTTGTCCAGTTAGGAACATGGTTGTTGTCCAGTTAGGAACATGGTTGTTGTCCAGTTAGGAACATGGTTGTTGTTCAGTTAGGAACATGGCTGTTGTCCAGTTAGGAACATGGTTGTTGTCCAGTTAGGAACATGGTTGTTGTTCAGTTAGGAACATGGCTGTTGTCCAGTTAGGAACATGGCTGTTGTCCAGTTAGGAACATGGTTGTTGTCCAGTTAGGAACATGGCTGTTGTCCAGTTAGGAACATGGTTGTTGTCCAGTTAGGAACATGGCTGTTGTCCAGTTAGGAACATGGCTGTTGTCCAGTTAGGAACATGGTTGTTGTTCAGTTAGGAACATGGTTGTTGTTCAGTTAGGAACATGGTTGTTGTTCAGTTAGGAACATGGCTGTTGTCCAGTTAGGAACATGGTTGTTGTCCAGTTAGGAACATGGTTGTTGTCCAGTTAGGAACATGGTTGTTGTTCAGTTAGGAACATGGCTGTTGTCCAGTTAGGAACATGGTTGTTGTCCAGTTAGGAACATGGCTGTTGTCCAGTTAGGAACATGGTTGTTGTTCAGTTAGGAACATGGTTGTTGTCCAGTTAGGAACATGGTTGTTGTTCAGTTAGGAACATGGCTGTTGTCCAGTTAGGAACATGGTTGTTGTCCAGTTGGGAACATGGTTGTTGTCCAGTTAGGAACATGGTTGTTGTTCAGTTAGGAACATGGCTGTTGTCCAGTTAGGAACATGGTTGTTGTCCAGTTAGGAACATGGTTGTTGTCCAGTTAGGAACATGGTTGTTGTTCAGTTAGGAACATGGCTGTTGTCCAGTTAGGAACATGGTTGTTGTCCAGTTAGGAACATGGTTGTTGTTCAGTTAGGAACATGGCTGTTGTCCAGTTAGGAACATGGCTGTTGTCCAGTTAGGAACATGGTTGTTGTCCAGTTAGGAACATGGTTGTTGTCCAGTTAGGAACATGGTTGTTGTCCAGTTAGGAACATGGTTGTTTTCCAGTTAGGAACATGGCTGTTGTCCAGTTAGGAACATGGTTGTTGTTCAGTTAGGAACATGGTTGTTGTCCAGTTAGGAACATGGTTGTTGTTCAGTTAGGAACATGGCTGTTGTCCAGTTAGGAACATGGTTGTTGTCCAGTTAGGAACATGGTTGTTGTCCAGTTAGGAACATGGTTGTTGTTCAGTTAGGAACATGGCTGTTGTCCAGTTAGGAACATGGTTGTTGTCCAGTTAGGAACATGGTTGTTGTTCAGTTAGGAACATGGCTGTTGTCCAGTTAGGAACATGGTTGTTGTCCAGTTAGGAACATGGTTGTTGTTCAGTTAGGAACATGGCTGTTGTCCAGTTAGGAACATGGTTGTTGTCCAGTTAGGAACATGGCTGTTGTCCAGTTAGGAACATGGCTGTTGTCCAGTTAGGAACATGGTTGTTGTCCAGTTAGGAACATGGCTGTTGTCCAGTTAGGAACATGGCTGTTGTCCAGTTAGGAACATGGTTGTTGTCCAGTTAGGAACATGGTTGTTGTCCAGTTAGGAACATGGTTGTTGTCCAGTTAGGAACATGGCTGTTGTCCAGTTAGGAACATGGTTGTTGTCCAGTTAGGAACATGGCTGTTGTCCAGTTAGGAACATGGTTGTTGTCCAGTTAGGAACATGGCTGTTGTCCAGTTAGGAACATGGTTGTTGTCCAGTTAGGAACATGGTTGTTGTCCAGTTAGGAACATGGCTGTTGTCCAGTTAGGAACATGGTTGTTGTCCAGTTAGGAACATGGCTGTTGTCCAGTTAGGAACATGGCTGTTGTCCAGTTAGGAACATGGTTGTTGTCCAGTTAGGAACATGGCTGTTGTCCAGTTAGGAACATGGTTGTTGTCCAGTTAGGAACATGGTTGTTGTTAAGTTAGGAACATGGCTGTTGTCCAGTTAGGAACATGGCTGTTGTCCAGTTAGGAACATGGTTGTTGTCCAGTTAGGAACATGGCTGTTGTCCAGTTAGGAACATGGTTGTTGTCCAGTTAGGAACATGGTTGTTGTTCAGTTAGGAACATGGCTGTTGTCCAGTTAGGAACATGGCTGTTGTCCAGTTAGGAACATGGTTGTTGTCCAGTTAGGAACATGGCTGTTGTCCAGTTAGGAACATGGCTGTTGTCCAGTTAGGAACATGGTTGTTGTCCAGTTAGGAACATGGTTGTTGTTCAGTTAGGAACATGGCTGTTGTCCAGTTAGGAACATGGTTGTTGTCCAGTTAGGAACATGGTTGTTGTCCAGTTAGGAACATGGCTGTTGTCCAGTTAGGAACATGGTTGTTGTCCAGTTAGGAAAATGGTTGTTGTTCAGTTAAAGAAAGACATTTTCTTGTCCGTCTCCATGACAATTTCAGTGAAGGTCCAAGTGAccacaatttaaaaaatatttttatttacaatgacggcctaccccggtcaaaccctaacccggatgacactgggcgccaccctatgggacttacaatcacagccggttgtgatacatcctggaatcgaaccagggtgtctgtagtgactcctctagcactgagatgcagttcctcagaccgctgtgccactcgggagctcagTGAAGAACAGTTGTGAAGCCATCGCCGTCGGTTGCAAAACTGGTTTTCGATGGGAGGTCAGCAGCACTTGACATTTTAAAGAAGAGATTAGAAGAAGTAGTGACCTCTAGTGACCTCTCGTTCCTTTTTATCAACACAGTATAACTGTTTATCTGTTCTAGGGtgcagggagaggaagggaggaagggagggagaactTCTACATGAAACTACCTCAGCAACAGGCTCATCCATTCACAGAACCAGGAAGAATGGAGCTCCCTCTCTCCCCGATCTCACCCCCAGGCCCTCATTAAATGTATATTTTACTGCCGTGTTGAGTTTCTGAGTTTACCGTGGCACCCACCACTCCCCACCTGTTGCTGTTTCAAAGACAATGAGACACAACCCATGGCAACACATCAATTATTACACCCAGGTTATAAAACtgacctctgtgtgtctgtatctgggtGATGATGTAACCATTGGTGTTGGTCTTCTTGGAAGTGTTAGGGTTTGTTCCTTACGTCAATCATtggttcattggtgaaattagcattatgacaatatctgtaattaaatcattcaaaaacctttattaatgcaattgcagacagaaggtgacaaacaggaacatagcacgcatgtttctgagtaagttctgcatcaaaCAAAAGGTCTCCAGTGGTTTTATTAAACCCTAAGTTGCGACCTGGTGACGTCACTGCCTATATCATCATCCTCTACTCCTGGGACCAAAACCATGCCTACAAAGCTGTATAAACAGGGCTGTATAAACttttaacccctccccttctattaatataacataagcataatcaattattctaatacaccaaacatttgtacagcctcaatcatgacccctaggtgaatCCTGACAGAAGAGAAcgtaacataaaaaaaaaaatagaacatGAATCGCCCATTAAGCACGAGACATACTAGTGACTTCCcacaataaaaaataattgtTGATCTTCTTTGAAATAGTATTAATAATAAGATTAGAGAGGTGTTTATTAAAGGGAAATAGATCGCTGAAAGCTGGAGGCCAGAGGCGTGAGGTGCGATTGGATGACGTAACTCCGTCCTGAGAGTCTGTTGGGGGTTGGTCCACTTGACCTTGAGGTGCGGCAGTGATAAGGAGATGCCACAGGCTGAAGGGATGCCAGCCCTGAGGGTACGGCCTGGGAGGAATGAGACGGGGAGAGGGTAGAAGGGAaaaaagggagaggagaagaggtagaaTAGAAGAGCTGGAGATATGTACGTAGATGATTTGGGAGAGGGGAGCAGAATGGAACAGGGAATTTAATAAGATACTTGTGGTGAGTTTGCATCAGagatttaccccagtgttttacccaacggcctcagacttttctgtttccatctacgCGGGCCGGTACCCGTGTCTAACTGGGCCATGGGTCTGGCGGACCTGCTCTGACTTTTCAGCTGCCATTTACATAACAATGTCTAGCTGTAAAATGTTAacggcctcccgagtggagcagtggtctaaggcactgcatcgcagtgctagctgtgccactagagagtGGCACAGCCCACAGGGCTTTCAGATGAAACCTGACCCTGGATATTCTAACAGCCCACAGGGCTTTCAGATGAAACCTGACCCTGGATATTCTAACAGCCCACAGGGCTTTCAGATGAAACCTGACCCTGGATATTCTAACAGCCCACAGGGCTTTCAGATGAAACCTGACCCTGGATATTCTAACAGCCCACAGGGCTTTCAGATGAAACCTGACCCTGGATATTCTAACAGGCCACAGGGCTTTCAGATGAAACCTGACACTGGATATTCTAACAGCCCACAGGGCTTTCAGATGAAACCTGATCCTGGTTATTCTAACAGCCCACAGGGCTTTCAGATGAAACCTGACACTGGATATTCTAACAGGCCACAGGGCTTTCAGATGAAACCTGACCCTGGATATTCTAACAGCCCACAGGGCTTTCAGATGAAACCTGACCCTGGATATTCTAACAGCCCACAGGGCTTTCAGATGAAACCTGACCCTGGATATTCTAACAGCCCACAGGGCTTTCAGATGAAACCTGACCCTGGATATTCTAACAGCCCACAGGGCTTTCAGATGAAACCTGACCCTGGATATTCTAACAGCCCACAGGGCTTTCAGATGAAACCTGACCCTGGATATTCTAACAGCCCACAGGGCTTTCAGATGAAACCTGACACTGGATATTCTAACAGCCCACAGGGCTTTCAGATGAAACCTGATCCTGGTTATTCTAACAGCCCACAGGGCTTTCAGATGAAACCTGACACTGGATATTCTAACAGGCCACAGGGCTTTCAGATGAAACCTGACCCTGGATATTCTAACAGCCCACAGGGCTTTCAGATGAAACCTGACCCTGGATATTCTAACAGCCCACAGGGCTTTCAGATGAAACCTGACCCTGGATATTCTAACAGCCCACAGGGCTTTCAGATGAAACCTGACCCTGGATATTCTAACAGCCCACAGGGCTTTCAGATGAAACCTGATCCTGGTTATTCTAACAGCCCACAGGGCTTTCAGATGAAACCTGACCCTGGATATTCTAACAGCCCACAGGGCTTTCAGATGAAACCTGAGCCTGGATATTCTAACAGCCCACAGGGCTTTCAGATGAAACCTGAGCCTGGTTATTCTAACAGCCCACAGGGCTTTCAGATGAAACCTGACCCTGGATATTCTAACAGCCCACAGGGCTTTCAGATGAAACCTGACCCTGGTTATTCTAACAGCCCACAGGGCTTTCAGATGAAACCTGAGCCTGGATATTCTAACAGCCCACAGGGCTTTCAGATGAAACCTGACCCTGGATATTCTAACAGGCCACGGGGCTTTCAGATGAAACCTGAGCCTGGATATTCTAACAGCCCACAGGGCTTTCAGATGAAACCTGAGGCTGGATATTCTAACAGCCCACAGGGCTTTCAGATGAAACCTGACCCTGGTTATTCTAACAGCCCAAGGGGCTTTCAGATGAAACCTGACCCTGGTTATTCTAACAGCCCACAGGGCTTTCAGATGAAACCTGACCCTGGATATTCTAACAGCCCACAGGGCTTTCAGATGAAACCTGACCTTGGTTATTCTAACAGCCCACAGGGCTTTCAGATGAAACCTGACCCTGGTTATTCTAACAGCCCACAGGGCTTTCAGATGAAACCTGAGCCTGGTTATTCTAACAGCCCACAGGGCTTTCAGAAGAAACCTGACCCTGGTTATTCTAACAGGCCACAGGGCTTTCAGATGAAACCTGAGCCTGGTTATTCTAACAGCCCACAGGGCTTTCAGATGAAACCTGACCCTGGATATTCTAACAGCCCACAGGGCTTTCAGACGAAACCTGAGCCTGGTTATTCTAACAGCCCACAGGGCTTTCAGATGAAACCTGAGGGTCTTAGGTATTTTGGTCTCGGTATCAGTTTAAGAGTACACTTAAGGCTTTGTCTCAGACCTGAGTAAATGTGGATCCTGGGTTGTGACCTGAGGTAAAGCAGGCTACCTTGGTTGGGTTCATGACGCACCAAACAGAATAacatggactgaaacagggaaggaCTACTTGGACTTGTCCAAATAAGAAACCCTCATTATTAATTTTGTGCTAAAACGTGTCTTAAAACTTTTTCCGtcgcatgccctaatgaacatgaccctgcagTCTGAtgttgagctgttgttgctctctTTTTGTCTCATGATTGGTCAACATTCACTTAGTGGAAACATTTCACATGAGTAGAATACCATGGACTTAATGAAAAATAACTCAGCTATAGGTCATTATCAATAAAACCAGAGATGTGGATATAATGATGAAATACCTATGTCTCCACCCTAGCATtggagagagatgctatgctactagccGAATGTTATGAATATGCATAGTCATCAGTTGACAACAGCGATATCATTTTTTATTCTCaaagtttacatttacattacatttaagtcatttagcagacgctcttatccagagcgacttacaaattggtgcattcaccttatgatatccagtggaacaaccactttacaatagtgcatctaaatcttttaaggggggggggggggggggggttagaaggattactttatcctatcctaggtattccttaaagaggtggggtttcaggtgtctccggaaggtggtgattgactccgctgacctggcgtcgtgagggagtttgttccaccattggggtgccagagcagcgaacagttttgactgggctgagcgggaactgtacttcctcagaggtagggaggcgagcaggccagaggtggatgaacgcagtgcccttgtttgggtgtagggcctgatcagagcctgaaggtacggaggtgccgttcccctcacagctccgtaggcaagcaccatggtcttgtagcggatgcaagcttcaactggaagccagtggagagagcggaggagcggggtgacgtgagagaacttgggaaggttgaacaccagacgggctgcggcgttctggatgagttgtaggggtttaatggcacaggcagggagcccagccaacagcgagttgcagtaatccagacgggagatgacaagtgcctggattaggacctgcgccgcttcctgtgtgaggcagggtcatactctgcgaatgttgtagagcatgaacctacaggaacgggtcaccgccttgatgttagttgagaacgacagggtgttcacgccaaggttcttagcactctgggaggaggacacaatggagttgtcaaccgtgatggcgagatcatggaacgggcagtccttccccgggaggaagagcagctccgtcttgccgaggttcagcttgaggtggtgatccgtcatccacactgatatgtctgccagacatgcagagatgcgattcgccacctggttatcagaagggggaaaggagaagattaattgtgtgtcgtctgcatagcaaagTTGTCGGGATTTTACGTGTCCTACTTAAATCAATACACTAGTAACAACTTAAGCAGTACGAAACTTAATTTGGTCAAATAAACCGcatgtagcaaataagccattacatttttttg
Coding sequences within it:
- the LOC120044763 gene encoding extensin-2-like, which gives rise to MKPDPGYSNSPQGFQMKPDPGYSNSPQGFQMKPDPGYSNSPQGFQMKPDPGYSNSPQGFQMKPDPGYSNRPQGFQMKPDTGYSNSPQGFQMKPDPGYSNSPQGFQMKPDTGYSNRPQGFQMKPDPGYSNSPQGFQMKPDPGYSNSPQGFQMKPDPGYSNSPQGFQMKPDPGYSNSPQGFQMKPDPGYSNSPQGFQMKPDPGYSNSPQGFQMKPDTGYSNSPQGFQMKPDPGYSNSPQGFQMKPDTGYSNRPQGFQMKPDPGYSNSPQGFQMKPDPGYSNSPQGFQMKPDPGYSNSPQGFQMKPDPGYSNSPQGFQMKPDPGYSNSPQGFQMKPDPGYSNSPQGFQMKPEPGYSNSPQGFQMKPEPGYSNSPQGFQMKPDPGYSNSPQGFQMKPDPGYSNSPQGFQMKPEPGYSNSPQGFQMKPDPGYSNRPRGFQMKPEPGYSNSPQGFQMKPEAGYSNSPQGFQMKPDPGYSNSPRGFQMKPDPGYSNSPQGFQMKPDPGYSNSPQGFQMKPDLGYSNSPQGFQMKPDPGYSNSPQGFQMKPEPGYSNSPQGFQKKPDPGYSNRPQGFQMKPEPGYSNSPQGFQMKPDPGYSNSPQGFQTKPEPGYSNSPQGFQMKPEGLRPVKCPASTPACTSQGPPTDPTPACTDISGASYCPNPSLHLSGASCCPNPSLHRHLRGLLLTQPQPAPLRGLLLTQPQPAPTSQGPPAAPTSEG